Proteins from a genomic interval of Clostridium scatologenes:
- the hypD gene encoding trans-4-hydroxy-L-proline dehydratase produces the protein MITERVKKLRQQSLNAVPRISMERAQIESEVYKKYEGKVSIPVLRALVLKELMSKKKLYINDGELIVGERGEEPAATSTYPELCCHTLEDFDIMDMREKISFKVDEEAKKIQDEVIIPYWKERSMRYKILNSMSEEWKDCYAAGLFTEFMEQRGPGHTAGDGKIYKKGFLDFKKDIEEAISKLDYYEDDGALDKKNQLEAMSIACDAIMILGKRYSEYAKELAQNEKDEQRKKELLEISEVCQNVPENAPKNFREALQMYWFVHLCVISELNPWDAFNPGRLDQHLIPFYEKEVEEGTLTHEKAEELLQCFWVKFNNQPAPPKVGVTLKESGTYTDFANINVGGVRPDGSDGVNDVSYLLLDVIDEMRLLQPSSNVQISKKSPQKFVKRACEVSRKGWGQPSMFNADAVVQELVRAGKTIEDARSGGTSGCVEAGAFGKEAYILTGYFNLPKIFEITLNNGIDIMTGKKLGIETGDVTKFESYEEVFDAFKKQLKHFVDIKVKGNRVIEKLYATLMPVPFLSVVTDDCISKGKDYNAGGARYNTSYIQGVGIGTITDSLSAIKCQVFDKKNISMKELMEALKDNFEGHEDILNLVKNKTPKYGNDDDYADAIMKTIFDAYYNEVNGRKNGRGGVHRIDMLPTTCHVYFGSVMGASANGRKAHVPVSEGISPEKGADVNGPTAVVKSASKMDHLRTGGTLLNQKFDPSVVQGEEGLNNLASLVRSYFTLDGHHIQFNIVSRETLLAAQKNPDDYRDLIVRVAGYSDYFNNLDKVLQGEIIERTEQSFDGCAVC, from the coding sequence AAAAAAATTAAGACAGCAGAGTTTAAATGCAGTTCCACGTATTTCTATGGAAAGGGCACAAATTGAAAGTGAAGTTTACAAAAAATATGAAGGTAAAGTGTCTATTCCAGTACTTAGAGCATTGGTTTTAAAAGAGTTAATGAGTAAGAAAAAACTTTATATTAATGATGGAGAATTAATAGTTGGAGAAAGAGGAGAAGAACCTGCAGCAACTTCAACTTATCCAGAACTTTGTTGTCATACTCTAGAGGATTTTGACATAATGGACATGAGAGAAAAAATATCCTTCAAAGTAGATGAAGAAGCTAAAAAAATACAAGACGAAGTTATAATTCCATACTGGAAAGAAAGATCTATGAGATATAAAATTTTAAACAGCATGTCTGAAGAATGGAAAGATTGCTATGCAGCAGGATTATTTACAGAATTTATGGAACAAAGAGGTCCAGGACATACTGCAGGAGATGGAAAGATATATAAGAAGGGATTTTTAGATTTTAAAAAGGATATTGAAGAAGCTATTTCAAAGCTTGATTATTATGAAGATGATGGTGCTTTAGATAAGAAAAATCAATTGGAAGCTATGAGCATAGCTTGTGATGCAATAATGATTTTAGGTAAGCGATATTCAGAGTATGCTAAAGAGTTAGCACAAAATGAAAAGGACGAGCAAAGAAAAAAAGAACTTTTGGAGATTTCAGAAGTATGCCAAAATGTACCAGAAAATGCTCCAAAAAACTTTAGAGAAGCTCTTCAAATGTATTGGTTTGTTCACTTATGTGTTATATCAGAATTAAATCCATGGGATGCTTTTAATCCAGGAAGATTAGATCAACATTTAATTCCATTTTATGAAAAAGAAGTAGAAGAAGGTACTTTAACTCATGAAAAAGCAGAAGAATTGTTACAGTGCTTCTGGGTTAAATTTAATAATCAACCAGCACCTCCTAAGGTTGGAGTAACTTTAAAGGAAAGTGGAACTTATACGGATTTTGCCAACATTAACGTAGGTGGAGTAAGGCCAGATGGCTCGGATGGAGTTAATGATGTAAGCTATCTTTTACTTGATGTAATAGATGAAATGAGACTATTGCAACCAAGTTCTAATGTACAAATAAGCAAAAAGAGTCCACAAAAATTTGTAAAGAGAGCTTGCGAAGTTTCAAGAAAAGGATGGGGTCAACCATCAATGTTTAATGCTGATGCTGTAGTTCAAGAGCTAGTTAGAGCTGGTAAAACTATAGAGGATGCTAGATCTGGTGGAACTAGCGGATGTGTTGAAGCAGGAGCCTTTGGTAAAGAAGCTTACATTTTAACTGGATATTTTAATCTTCCAAAAATATTTGAAATAACATTAAACAATGGTATTGATATAATGACAGGTAAAAAGCTTGGAATTGAAACAGGAGATGTTACAAAATTTGAAAGTTATGAAGAAGTATTTGATGCTTTTAAGAAACAACTTAAGCACTTTGTTGATATAAAGGTTAAAGGTAATAGGGTAATTGAAAAGTTATATGCTACATTAATGCCAGTTCCATTCCTTTCTGTAGTAACAGATGATTGTATTTCAAAAGGAAAGGATTATAATGCAGGTGGTGCAAGATATAATACTAGCTACATTCAAGGAGTTGGTATAGGAACTATTACTGACAGCTTATCAGCTATAAAATGTCAGGTATTTGATAAAAAGAATATAAGTATGAAGGAATTAATGGAAGCTTTAAAAGATAACTTTGAAGGACATGAAGATATTTTAAATTTAGTGAAAAATAAGACTCCTAAATATGGTAATGATGATGATTATGCAGATGCTATAATGAAAACAATATTTGATGCTTACTATAATGAAGTAAATGGAAGAAAAAATGGAAGAGGTGGAGTTCATAGAATAGATATGCTTCCAACTACATGTCATGTTTACTTTGGTTCAGTTATGGGAGCTAGTGCTAATGGAAGAAAAGCTCATGTTCCAGTTTCAGAAGGTATTTCACCTGAAAAGGGTGCAGATGTAAATGGACCTACAGCAGTGGTTAAATCTGCATCAAAAATGGATCATTTGAGAACTGGAGGAACTTTATTGAATCAGAAATTTGATCCAAGTGTAGTACAAGGAGAAGAAGGATTAAATAATTTGGCAAGCTTAGTAAGATCATATTTTACACTAGATGGACATCATATTCAATTTAATATAGTAAGTAGAGAAACTCTTTTAGCAGCTCAAAAAAATCCTGATGACTATAGAGATCTTATAGTTCGTGTTGCAGGATATAGTGATTACTTTAATAATCTTGATAAGGTATTACAAGGGGAAATAATAGAGAGAACTGAACAATCCTTTGATGGATGCGCTGTTTGCTAG